From the genome of Triticum aestivum cultivar Chinese Spring chromosome 1A, IWGSC CS RefSeq v2.1, whole genome shotgun sequence:
GCAGTCGCTAAATGGTCACTTGAGCACGGGTCAAAATATGCCGACCCTTACCCTACATGGATGCATATCAATAAGTCAAAGAAGCTGCACGCAATTAAGCTAATCCTGTGCTCGTCAAACCTTGTTGCCGCACTGGTCGGCGTTCAACACACTAGTCAGATCCTAATCTGCCAGCCAGGGGCCTTGTCGTGGTCGGTACGCGCGTGTGATGAATGTAAGGATTTTGAAGACATGGCATTCTACCAGGGCAAGCTCTATGCCCTTGACGATGACGAGAACCTCCTTGTGGTGAACATCAGCAACGACCAAAGCACCGGCGATCCACAGGTTTCTCGGATTGGAAGGGTCATCGAGGGCAAGGCGGATTTCAGGTTATACTATGTTGCGTCTGAAGAGAACGGTTTGCCCGTCAAGAAGCTCTATCTGGTTGAATCGCGTGGCATGTTGCTGATGGTACGCAGGAATATTTGGTGCTAGGTTCCTGAAATTAGACCTGGAGGGCCTCGTAAAGCTATTGCTGGACAAAGCGAGTTTGAGGTATTTGAGGCTGATTTTGAGCACTCGCGATGGATCAAGGTGTCGACCATGGGGGATAACCAGGTGCTGTTTCTGGGTCGAAGGTGCTCCAGGGCTGTGGCCGTGTCTCGGTACGGGTTGTTGGGCAATCACATCTTCTTCTTGGACGATGATGACGAGTATCGTGTGGACTACAGTTACGTCGAGGAGAACACAGAATGCAGTGCCTATGACATGCAACTCGGCGACATCTCTTCTCCTCATCCAATGATTTCCTGGAAGCGCCGCAAGGAGATGCGTCTGGCAGCATGGCTATTCCCCCAGGACTGAATTGAAGGTGTTGCATTGTTGTTGGGTTGTTGCTATATATAAGCTACTCCCATGCTATCTGACCATGCGATAGATGTTTATTTTGCTGGCTGCTCACAGGTTAATGGTATGGTGTTCGGTGGTCTCATGCAAGCTGTGAAATGCGTTAGTATAACTTGCTTATGCCGTTAGTTGCCATGTGTATCAGTAAATTGCCTGAACTAAATATGGTGTTTACTATGGAAGCTGTTGACTCCATCAGTTTTCAAGTACAATTGTGGTCATTGCTATGTCAGTAAATGATCTTAAAATGCATCATTGCTTATCTGTATCTTCCGTTTGATGATATCATCCTTTGCGATAATTTTGCACTCTGAATTGGTAGATTTGCTTGCGTGGTTTGGCTAATTTGGAGATTCAGTCACTGCTTGAGAGTAGTTTATCTGTGCTGCCGCAGTTACTTTCTCAGCCCCCTTCACCGGTCAAAGGCGACATAAATTGAAATTACTATGCGTGATAAGCTGCCAGGCCATGTTACCATGTCGTGGATTTGAAGAGTACAAAGTTGTGATGAGCCTTTCTTTTGTGTATAATCGTGATGAGCCTTATGTAGCTGTGCTTGACCAAGCATGAATGTTTTTGGATGAGTGCAGTTTGTTAAAAGGGATCATATGAATGGGAGCACTGTTAACTACTCCCTCCGACTGGtcttaaaaaacgtcttacattataggaTGAAGTAAGAGTTTTTTATTCATACGTGCCCTCCTTTTGCTTGGTCGCCCAAAAACTACAAtttgtttttcctttcttttcttgcttatATTTTTTCATTGTTTGCTTTTTAATATGTATTTGCATcactattttttatttttagttttatgcctctctatttttttttctaatttctTTTTTTCTAAAATCATTGTCCTTCGCCAATATATAAGCCATTGATGTTATTTTACAGGTGATAGTTGTTTATGCCTCTCTATTTTACCATGTCGTGGATTTTTTTTAAAACGGTGGCAAAGATTGCCTTATCTACTAATTAAGCAGAAAAGAATTGCCCAGGGCGGCGTAGTAGTTGTGGCTGGGTCAGGGTGAAGTGTGAACGGACATagagagagggtgagagagagagagatctaggtACACccgcaaaaagagagagagagagagagatctaggtTAGGATATGTGCGTGTGTGGCTGCTGAGTTGGCTGCCTAGTCAGCTTTGACTTGGTCAAAACCAGTTGACCAGGCTAAAACCGAGTAAGGGTTGTGTTTTGAACTGTTTGATAAGTTAAGGGTGTAGTATGGCCGGTTTTAAAGATGAGGGTTGTAAATCAAACTGCCTGGTTAGTTCAAGGTTGAAATGTGGATTTTTCTCAATTTGGAGTTGCAGTCGATGTTCCGGGGTACTTTCATCTGTGTGGTCGCAGTTAATTTTTTTGTCCCCTTCACGGGTCGAAGCTGACATAAATTGAAATTGATATTTTCGCTCCAGGGTTGTTTTGCACTACATCTGGGAGCATCTTGTGCACTCATGCGTAATGAGTTTATTTTTCTACACATATGTCCAGAAAATAATATTTCAGAGAGATACTGTTACCCCAGTAGACGGATTCCATAGCCCTGCAAATATATTAAACTTGGAGCATGATCTGATTAGCTAAGTGTTTTCCAGTACCTATCTGCTCATGTT
Proteins encoded in this window:
- the LOC123181488 gene encoding F-box protein At2g26160 codes for the protein MEAENKTHSQPPPLWSDLPLYLAGLVLSLLPAYADRARFAAVCPQWRAAARQKLQTPALPLLALPNRTFYSIPYDKAFRFPGCGFAGYKSVCGSWLVFPRDDGCFLVNPFSRAVVTLPPLSSVRLRPPNAVAKWSLEHGSKYADPYPTWMHINKSKKLHAIKLILCSSNLVAALVGVQHTSQILICQPGALSWSVRACDECKDFEDMAFYQGKLYALDDDENLLVVNISNDQSTGDPQVSRIGRVIEGKADFRLYYVASEENGLPVKKLYLVESRGMLLMVRRNIWC